Below is a window of Planococcus rifietoensis DNA.
ATGACCAGGAATATGCGGGATTCAATTTGATCGCAGGCGATGCCGACGGGCTGTATTATTACAATAATATTCACGGCGAACCGGTGAAAGTTCCGCCTGGCACGCACGGGTTAAGCAATCATTTCCTGAACACGCCTTGGCCGAAAGTCGAGCGCGGAAAAGAGAAGCTTGAGGCTTATGTATCGGTAAACGAACACTTGGAACTCGACCGCCTGTTTGAAATTCTAGCGGATGCTGAACAAGCGCCCGATCACTTGCTCCCGCAAACCGGCGTCGGCCTGGATCTGGAACGTGCGCTGTCGCCGATGTTCATCAAAATGCCCGATTATGGAACACGCTCAGCCACCGTATTGCTCATCGATCACGACGGGCTGGTTACTTTCGCTGAGCGAAGCTATGAAAATGGCGAGTTCCGTGAAGACCGCAAATACGAATTCCAGATTTCCTGAAGCAAGCGGCTTCCACCCTCTTTGGGTATTTCATCTAGTTTTTAGGAAGTGATTCCATACATCCAATGAAACGATTCCCTATTAAAAAGCCGATAAGAACCCCCAAGCGGATCGCCCGCTTGGGGGTTCTTCAACATTCTATGCAAAATCGACGCCCATGCTTTCGAACAAGCGCTTATATTCAGGATACCAGCGCTCCCATTCAGACGTGCGCTCAATTCCCCGGCCATCCAAAATCGCTTCCATAATATCCAGCGCTACGTGCCACCCCGCCACGTCTTTCGGGGTTTGATCTGTAATATTTGGTAAAGTTTCGACCATCTTCACTCTCGTTCCCTGGCCATCCGGGCCCAGTTCAAACCGCACATGGTCATCACCCCATTCAAAAGCTAGAAGTTCTCCAGTTTTATAGTCAGTGACGGGAAATTCTTTCTTTTTCCCATGTCCCATGTCCAATGTCAGATGGCCCGTTTCGCCTTCTTCCTCCATTTGAAGGCCTGAAAACCAGCGATGGATTTTGTGGTTGTCTGTCAGCATCGCCCATACTTGCTCCAGGGAATGCTCGAAGTATCTGTCGAATGTGGCGTTGTAGCCGGTAGGATTTTTGGTGATTTCTGCTGTCATTGAAATTCCTCCTCCACTCGTCTTTACTAAATAGTATACCCAAGTTCCGTGTGTTTTCGACGTAAATCGGGTATATTGTGCGGGAGGAGCTGAAAACGATGAGATTAGGATATGCATGCATGAACACCGAGCTGAAAACGGTTTTTCGCACCTTGCGTCTAGCCACAGCCGAAAAAGAAGGAATCGAAAAGATTAAAGAATTAACCATCCAAAATATGGAAACCACTTTAGAAGTCATTCGCTGGAATTTGGAACAAGGCATTCTTTTTTACCGCGCTTCGAGTTCCATTATCCCGTTGTCGACACATCCAATCAATGATTGGCGCTGGTGGGAAGATGAAGATTTCCTGGCGATTGCTGGCGAGATCCGCCGATTGGTAGATGAGCATGGAATACGCATTTCCGTTCATCCTGGCCAGTATACGGTGTTGAATTCACCTAAGCCTGAAGTAGTCCGGAAATCGATTGAAGACCTTGAATACCACGACAAATTGATTCAATTGCTCGGCGGCACAGACATCATCTTGCACACAGGCGGGGCATATGGCGATAAAGAAACTGCCAAACGGCGTTTTGCCGACAATTACTTGATGTTGTCCGCTAGCATCCGACAGCGATTGAGGCTTGAAAATGATGACAAAACTTTCACATTGCGCGATGTGCTTGATGTTCACGCCATGTGCCAAGTCCCGATTTGTTTCGACATACATCATCATAATTGCAATAACGACGGGGAGCCGGTCGATTTCTCGGAAATTCTGGCTACTTGGGAAGGATACGGGCGCCCAAAAATCC
It encodes the following:
- a CDS encoding NRDE family protein, which encodes MCLINLQFQQHPRYKLIVAANRDEFYGRPAAPAHFWKDSHGILAGRDLSQMGTWLGVHKSGRFAALTNYRDPEHMAAGAKSRGELVTQFLDGHIAPEDYLREIDDQEYAGFNLIAGDADGLYYYNNIHGEPVKVPPGTHGLSNHFLNTPWPKVERGKEKLEAYVSVNEHLELDRLFEILADAEQAPDHLLPQTGVGLDLERALSPMFIKMPDYGTRSATVLLIDHDGLVTFAERSYENGEFREDRKYEFQIS
- a CDS encoding SRPBCC domain-containing protein, with the protein product MTAEITKNPTGYNATFDRYFEHSLEQVWAMLTDNHKIHRWFSGLQMEEEGETGHLTLDMGHGKKKEFPVTDYKTGELLAFEWGDDHVRFELGPDGQGTRVKMVETLPNITDQTPKDVAGWHVALDIMEAILDGRGIERTSEWERWYPEYKRLFESMGVDFA
- the uvsE gene encoding UV DNA damage repair endonuclease UvsE, whose protein sequence is MRLGYACMNTELKTVFRTLRLATAEKEGIEKIKELTIQNMETTLEVIRWNLEQGILFYRASSSIIPLSTHPINDWRWWEDEDFLAIAGEIRRLVDEHGIRISVHPGQYTVLNSPKPEVVRKSIEDLEYHDKLIQLLGGTDIILHTGGAYGDKETAKRRFADNYLMLSASIRQRLRLENDDKTFTLRDVLDVHAMCQVPICFDIHHHNCNNDGEPVDFSEILATWEGYGRPKIHISTGREGFTDLRHHDLISEEDFAELLKLVEGYEVDIMFEAKLKEQAVLPFLHKLQNQ